In one Juglans regia cultivar Chandler chromosome 11, Walnut 2.0, whole genome shotgun sequence genomic region, the following are encoded:
- the LOC108997681 gene encoding aspartyl protease family protein 1-like isoform X4, with translation MAWPPFTSFCSCLLFVFFFGLGSRICYGFRFGFDIHHRFSDPVKGFLGLDDLPEKGSLDYYVLMAYRDRLIRARHLAASYGQSSLLTFASGNDTFFSRSLGFLHYANVSVGTPSLSFLVALDTGSNLFWLPCDCKKGGCVTGLQTSSGDEIKFNIYSPNNSSTSEKLSSDSTLCRPSDQCSSASSNCCYKIVYLSSNTSSTGILVEDVLRLVTDDDQSKAVDARITFGCGQIQTGTFLMGAAPNGLFGLGMQDISVPSILAKNRLASNSFALCFGLDGVGRINFGFNGSSDQSETPFNVRQSHPSYNISITRITVGSNSSELEFSAIFDSGTAFTHLSDPAYTFISETFNSKVEEKRNSPDSVIPFEYCYELRANQSTFKIPNMNLTMKGGDNYFVKHPTASIPTPEGGHLYCLALLKSEDINIIGHFYSLGEFKLL, from the exons ATGGCTTGGCCTCCCTTTACTTCTTTTTGTTCATGCTTACTATTCGTTTTCTTTTTCGGTTTGGGTTCCCGGATCTGTTATGGCTTCAGGTTCGGCTTCGACATCCACCACCGCTTCTCCGATCCCGTTAAGGGATTTCTCGGCCTCGATGACCTCCCCGAGAAGGGAAGCTTAGACTACTACGTTCTCATGGCCTACCGTGACCGCTTAATTCGCGCCCGTCACCTCGCCGCCAGCTACGGCCAGTCCTCGCTACTCACTTTCGCCAGTGGAAACGACACTTTCTTTTCCCGCTCTTTGGGATT TTTGCATTATGCCAATGTTTCTGTGGGGACACCAAGTTTATCCTTTTTGGTGGCATTAGACACAGGCAGTAATTTGTTCTGGCTACCATGCGATTGTAAGAAAGGTGGCTGCGTTACTGGCTTGCAGACATCATCTGGAGAT GAAATAAAATTCAACATCTACAGCCCTAataattcatcaacaagtgaaAAATTATCCAGCGACAGCACCCTGTGCAGACCAAGTGATCAATGCTCTTCAGCAAGTAGTAATTGTTGTTATAAAATTGTGTATCTTTCTAGCAATACTTCATCTACTGGGATCTTGGTAGAGGATGTTTTGCGCTTAGTTACAGATGATGATCAATCAAAAGCTGTTGATGCTCGGATTACATTTGG TTGTGGTCAAATTCAGACAGGTACTTTTTTGATGGGTGCAGCACCAAACGGTCTGTTTGGGCTTGGCATGCAAGATATATCTGTACCTAGCATCTTAGCAAAAAATAGGCTAGCGTCAAATTCCTTTGCTTTGTGTTTTGGACTTGATGGGGTtgggagaatcaattttggATTTAATGGCAGCTCAGACCAAAGTGAAACACCATTCAATGTTCGGCAATCACA TCCATCTTATAACATCAGCATCACTCGAATAACTGTGGGAAGCAATTCTTCTGAGCTGGAGTTCAGTGCCATCTTTGACTCTGGCACAGCTTTCACACACCTAAGTGACCCGGCTTATACTTTTATTTCTGAGACT TTCAATTCCAAGGTTGAAGAAAAGCGGAATTCACCTGATTCGGTGATCCCCTTTGAATACTGTTATGAATTACG tGCAAACCAAAGCACCTTTAAAATCCCTAATATGAATCTGACAATGAAAGGTGGAGACAACTATTTTGTCAAACATCCAACTGCATCGATCCCAACTCCG GAGGGTGGACATTTGTATTGTCTGGCTCTTCTCAAAAGTGAAGATATAAACATCATAGGAC ATTTCTATTCTCTTGGTGAGTTCAAGTTGCTATAA
- the LOC108997681 gene encoding aspartyl protease family protein 1-like isoform X3, with the protein MAWPPFTSFCSCLLFVFFFGLGSRICYGFRFGFDIHHRFSDPVKGFLGLDDLPEKGSLDYYVLMAYRDRLIRARHLAASYGQSSLLTFASGNDTFFSRSLGFLHYANVSVGTPSLSFLVALDTGSNLFWLPCDCKKGGCVTGLQTSSGDEIKFNIYSPNNSSTSEKLSSDSTLCRPSDQCSSASSNCCYKIVYLSSNTSSTGILVEDVLRLVTDDDQSKAVDARITFGCGQIQTGTFLMGAAPNGLFGLGMQDISVPSILAKNRLASNSFALCFGLDGVGRINFGFNGSSDQSETPFNVRQSHPSYNISITRITVGSNSSELEFSAIFDSGTAFTHLSDPAYTFISETFNSKVEEKRNSPDSVIPFEYCYELRANQSTFKIPNMNLTMKGGDNYFVKHPTASIPTPEGGHLYCLALLKSEDINIIGQNFMVGYHLVFDREKMVLGWKDSNCQ; encoded by the exons ATGGCTTGGCCTCCCTTTACTTCTTTTTGTTCATGCTTACTATTCGTTTTCTTTTTCGGTTTGGGTTCCCGGATCTGTTATGGCTTCAGGTTCGGCTTCGACATCCACCACCGCTTCTCCGATCCCGTTAAGGGATTTCTCGGCCTCGATGACCTCCCCGAGAAGGGAAGCTTAGACTACTACGTTCTCATGGCCTACCGTGACCGCTTAATTCGCGCCCGTCACCTCGCCGCCAGCTACGGCCAGTCCTCGCTACTCACTTTCGCCAGTGGAAACGACACTTTCTTTTCCCGCTCTTTGGGATT TTTGCATTATGCCAATGTTTCTGTGGGGACACCAAGTTTATCCTTTTTGGTGGCATTAGACACAGGCAGTAATTTGTTCTGGCTACCATGCGATTGTAAGAAAGGTGGCTGCGTTACTGGCTTGCAGACATCATCTGGAGAT GAAATAAAATTCAACATCTACAGCCCTAataattcatcaacaagtgaaAAATTATCCAGCGACAGCACCCTGTGCAGACCAAGTGATCAATGCTCTTCAGCAAGTAGTAATTGTTGTTATAAAATTGTGTATCTTTCTAGCAATACTTCATCTACTGGGATCTTGGTAGAGGATGTTTTGCGCTTAGTTACAGATGATGATCAATCAAAAGCTGTTGATGCTCGGATTACATTTGG TTGTGGTCAAATTCAGACAGGTACTTTTTTGATGGGTGCAGCACCAAACGGTCTGTTTGGGCTTGGCATGCAAGATATATCTGTACCTAGCATCTTAGCAAAAAATAGGCTAGCGTCAAATTCCTTTGCTTTGTGTTTTGGACTTGATGGGGTtgggagaatcaattttggATTTAATGGCAGCTCAGACCAAAGTGAAACACCATTCAATGTTCGGCAATCACA TCCATCTTATAACATCAGCATCACTCGAATAACTGTGGGAAGCAATTCTTCTGAGCTGGAGTTCAGTGCCATCTTTGACTCTGGCACAGCTTTCACACACCTAAGTGACCCGGCTTATACTTTTATTTCTGAGACT TTCAATTCCAAGGTTGAAGAAAAGCGGAATTCACCTGATTCGGTGATCCCCTTTGAATACTGTTATGAATTACG tGCAAACCAAAGCACCTTTAAAATCCCTAATATGAATCTGACAATGAAAGGTGGAGACAACTATTTTGTCAAACATCCAACTGCATCGATCCCAACTCCG GAGGGTGGACATTTGTATTGTCTGGCTCTTCTCAAAAGTGAAGATATAAACATCATAGGAC
- the LOC108997681 gene encoding aspartyl protease family protein 1-like isoform X1, whose amino-acid sequence MAWPPFTSFCSCLLFVFFFGLGSRICYGFRFGFDIHHRFSDPVKGFLGLDDLPEKGSLDYYVLMAYRDRLIRARHLAASYGQSSLLTFASGNDTFFSRSLGFLHYANVSVGTPSLSFLVALDTGSNLFWLPCDCKKGGCVTGLQTSSGDEIKFNIYSPNNSSTSEKLSSDSTLCRPSDQCSSASSNCCYKIVYLSSNTSSTGILVEDVLRLVTDDDQSKAVDARITFGCGQIQTGTFLMGAAPNGLFGLGMQDISVPSILAKNRLASNSFALCFGLDGVGRINFGFNGSSDQSETPFNVRQSHPSYNISITRITVGSNSSELEFSAIFDSGTAFTHLSDPAYTFISETFNSKVEEKRNSPDSVIPFEYCYELRANQSTFKIPNMNLTMKGGDNYFVKHPTASIPTPEGGHLYCLALLKSEDINIIGQNFMSGYHIVFDREKMILGWKDSNCYNDDSSNTLPISPSPSSAVSPVRPVIPVTTEGNANNSHMPAAAPSSYSFKLKSFTYTVTILLLSFFAIV is encoded by the exons ATGGCTTGGCCTCCCTTTACTTCTTTTTGTTCATGCTTACTATTCGTTTTCTTTTTCGGTTTGGGTTCCCGGATCTGTTATGGCTTCAGGTTCGGCTTCGACATCCACCACCGCTTCTCCGATCCCGTTAAGGGATTTCTCGGCCTCGATGACCTCCCCGAGAAGGGAAGCTTAGACTACTACGTTCTCATGGCCTACCGTGACCGCTTAATTCGCGCCCGTCACCTCGCCGCCAGCTACGGCCAGTCCTCGCTACTCACTTTCGCCAGTGGAAACGACACTTTCTTTTCCCGCTCTTTGGGATT TTTGCATTATGCCAATGTTTCTGTGGGGACACCAAGTTTATCCTTTTTGGTGGCATTAGACACAGGCAGTAATTTGTTCTGGCTACCATGCGATTGTAAGAAAGGTGGCTGCGTTACTGGCTTGCAGACATCATCTGGAGAT GAAATAAAATTCAACATCTACAGCCCTAataattcatcaacaagtgaaAAATTATCCAGCGACAGCACCCTGTGCAGACCAAGTGATCAATGCTCTTCAGCAAGTAGTAATTGTTGTTATAAAATTGTGTATCTTTCTAGCAATACTTCATCTACTGGGATCTTGGTAGAGGATGTTTTGCGCTTAGTTACAGATGATGATCAATCAAAAGCTGTTGATGCTCGGATTACATTTGG TTGTGGTCAAATTCAGACAGGTACTTTTTTGATGGGTGCAGCACCAAACGGTCTGTTTGGGCTTGGCATGCAAGATATATCTGTACCTAGCATCTTAGCAAAAAATAGGCTAGCGTCAAATTCCTTTGCTTTGTGTTTTGGACTTGATGGGGTtgggagaatcaattttggATTTAATGGCAGCTCAGACCAAAGTGAAACACCATTCAATGTTCGGCAATCACA TCCATCTTATAACATCAGCATCACTCGAATAACTGTGGGAAGCAATTCTTCTGAGCTGGAGTTCAGTGCCATCTTTGACTCTGGCACAGCTTTCACACACCTAAGTGACCCGGCTTATACTTTTATTTCTGAGACT TTCAATTCCAAGGTTGAAGAAAAGCGGAATTCACCTGATTCGGTGATCCCCTTTGAATACTGTTATGAATTACG tGCAAACCAAAGCACCTTTAAAATCCCTAATATGAATCTGACAATGAAAGGTGGAGACAACTATTTTGTCAAACATCCAACTGCATCGATCCCAACTCCG GAGGGTGGACATTTGTATTGTCTGGCTCTTCTCAAAAGTGAAGATATAAACATCATAGGAC AAAACTTCATGAGTGGTTATCATATAGTTTTTGATCGTGAGAAGATGATATTAGGTTGGAAGGACTCAAACT GTTACAATGATGACAGTTCTAACACTCTACCCATCAGCCCATCACCATCTTCTGCGGTTTCCCCTGTTCGTCCTGTTATCCCAGTAACCACGGAAGGCAATGCAAACAATTCTCATATGCCTGCGGCAGCACCATCCAGTTATTCATTCAAGTTGAAGTCTTTTACTTACACAGTCacaattcttcttctttctttttttgctaTTGTTtga